A window of the Mesorhizobium opportunistum WSM2075 genome harbors these coding sequences:
- a CDS encoding AAA family ATPase has product MRFEGTEAYVADKDLMVAVNAAIALERPLLVKGEPGTGKTELARQVAAALGLDLIEWHVKSTTRAQQGLYEYDAVSRLRDSQLGDTRFNDIKNYIKRGKLWQAFAAGKKVVLLIDEIDKADIEFPNDLLQELDRMEFFVYETGETIRAAVRPIVIITSNNEKELPDAFLRRCFFHYIRFPDVETLHRIVDVHYPGIKHNLVRAALTQFYEIRDVPGLKKKPSTSEALDWIRLLVADDIAPEDLRADPKNALPKLHGALLKNEQDVHLFERLAFMARRQG; this is encoded by the coding sequence GGTGGCGGTCAACGCGGCGATCGCGCTGGAGCGGCCCTTGCTGGTCAAGGGCGAGCCCGGCACCGGCAAGACCGAACTCGCCCGCCAGGTGGCGGCGGCGCTCGGCCTCGACCTCATCGAATGGCACGTCAAATCGACGACGCGAGCCCAGCAAGGTCTTTACGAGTATGACGCCGTGTCGCGGCTGCGCGACAGCCAGCTCGGCGACACCAGGTTCAACGACATCAAGAACTACATCAAGCGCGGCAAGCTCTGGCAAGCATTCGCCGCCGGCAAGAAGGTCGTGCTCCTGATCGACGAGATCGACAAGGCCGACATCGAGTTTCCCAACGACCTCCTGCAGGAGCTCGATCGGATGGAGTTCTTCGTCTACGAGACCGGCGAGACCATCCGCGCCGCCGTCCGTCCCATTGTCATCATCACCTCCAACAACGAGAAGGAGCTGCCGGACGCCTTCCTGCGCCGCTGCTTCTTCCACTACATCCGCTTTCCCGACGTCGAGACGCTGCACAGGATTGTCGACGTCCACTATCCCGGGATCAAGCACAATCTGGTGCGCGCGGCGCTCACCCAGTTCTACGAGATCCGCGACGTGCCGGGGCTAAAGAAGAAGCCGTCGACCTCCGAGGCGCTCGACTGGATCCGCCTGCTGGTCGCCGACGATATCGCGCCTGAGGATTTGCGCGCCGACCCGAAGAACGCGCTGCCCAAGCTGCACGGCGCATTGCTGAAGAACGAACAGGATGTCCATCTGTTCGAGCGGCTTGCATTCATGGCGCGCAGGCAAGGGTGA